One window of the Magnolia sinica isolate HGM2019 chromosome 19, MsV1, whole genome shotgun sequence genome contains the following:
- the LOC131235477 gene encoding uncharacterized protein LOC131235477, which translates to MASHVLQKVIPFDTNSSFISGISLMLPISMYGAHVCVFYAFSPLDECDRRLGGSMIGRKSRNVEATMIQCHCLNNKYMEDSTSQKHCICKWMFKLKSLHEHLEKFKISLTNGTWKGQRNQD; encoded by the exons ATGGCAAGTCATGTTCTACAAAAAGTTATACCCTTCGACACTAATAGCTCATTCATTAGTGGTATCTCTTTAATGCTTCCTATTTCAATGTATGGAGCACACGTATGTGTTTTTTATGCTTTCTCACCACTAGATGAATGCGATAGAAGACTCGGGGGCTCTATGATTGGAAGGAAGAGTCGGAATGTGGAAGCAACCATGATACAGTGTCACTGTTTAAACAACAAGT ATATGGAGGACTCCACATCTCAAAAGCATTGCATCTGCAAATGGATGTTCAAATTAAAGAGTTTACATGAGCATTTGGAG AAATTTAAGATTTCTTTAACAAACGGGACATGGAAAGGCCAAAGGAACCAGGATTAA